In Bacillota bacterium, the following proteins share a genomic window:
- a CDS encoding extracellular solute-binding protein — MRVRGSRIGRTIAVVLASLLLWTSLGLLEASAGAGVVELRMWHMEQPPHRVQRVQEIIEEFQRQNPDIRIRQEVQNWADVYPKALSAIRARNQPDLLFTIPDFTTVIKATGVIQPVDQLVAQMDKEHRFLRAALEPYQYEGRTWAVPLYGMTHSLWYRKDIFDRAGVAVPRTWDELLAAARTLTGAGRYGIGLPANKHLYTDQTVYNLMITAKAEDIFDASGKVIFDNPQTVRAYRMYRDLWQYSPKDSTGWTWGEAEAAFTSGQAAMIFQFTTILTFDRDAGRPPSDLGVAPIPWPPDGQRGSIFYSNGVMVLTADRAKQEAAYRFIRYLLQPDVYGRFLNMEPGLFLPVTEDGSTAASFWQDPLVVKYRSQVQAMVEQSRYGALFGFTKGRVFPAIGPISAQNVLAQTVQKMIVDGMSPEDAVRWGHRQMESLAR; from the coding sequence GTGAGGGTCAGAGGGTCACGCATTGGCAGGACCATAGCGGTGGTGTTGGCGTCGCTCCTGCTGTGGACGTCGCTCGGTTTGCTCGAGGCGTCCGCAGGGGCAGGGGTCGTCGAACTCAGGATGTGGCACATGGAGCAGCCGCCGCACCGGGTGCAGCGGGTGCAGGAGATCATTGAGGAGTTCCAGCGGCAGAACCCCGATATCCGGATTCGCCAGGAGGTCCAGAACTGGGCGGACGTCTACCCGAAGGCGCTGTCGGCCATTCGCGCCCGAAACCAGCCCGACCTGCTCTTCACCATCCCTGACTTCACCACGGTGATCAAGGCCACCGGAGTCATCCAGCCCGTAGACCAGCTCGTGGCGCAGATGGACAAAGAGCACCGGTTCCTGCGGGCCGCGCTCGAGCCGTATCAGTACGAGGGTCGCACGTGGGCCGTGCCTCTGTACGGGATGACGCACAGCCTGTGGTACCGGAAGGACATCTTCGACCGGGCCGGCGTGGCGGTGCCGCGCACCTGGGACGAACTGCTGGCAGCAGCGCGCACCCTTACGGGCGCCGGCCGCTACGGGATCGGCCTTCCCGCCAACAAGCACCTCTACACCGATCAGACGGTCTACAACCTCATGATCACGGCGAAGGCGGAGGACATCTTCGACGCCTCGGGCAAGGTGATCTTCGACAACCCGCAGACCGTGCGCGCGTATCGCATGTACCGGGACCTGTGGCAATACTCCCCCAAGGACAGCACCGGGTGGACGTGGGGCGAAGCGGAGGCCGCGTTCACCAGCGGGCAGGCGGCCATGATCTTTCAGTTCACGACCATCCTCACGTTCGACCGTGACGCGGGCCGGCCGCCCTCCGACCTCGGCGTGGCACCCATCCCGTGGCCGCCTGACGGGCAGCGCGGGAGCATCTTCTACTCGAACGGCGTCATGGTGCTGACGGCCGATCGGGCGAAGCAGGAGGCGGCGTACAGGTTCATCCGCTACCTGCTCCAGCCGGACGTGTACGGCCGCTTCCTCAACATGGAACCGGGGCTGTTCCTTCCGGTCACCGAAGATGGCAGCACGGCGGCCAGCTTCTGGCAGGACCCGCTGGTCGTGAAGTACCGGTCGCAGGTGCAGGCCATGGTGGAGCAAAGCCGCTACGGCGCGCTGTTCGGCTTCACGAAGGGGCGCGTCTTCCCGGCCATCGGGCCGATCTCTGCGCAGAACGTGCTGGCCCAGACGGTGCAGAAGATGATTGTCGACGGGATGTCGCCGGAGGATGCCGTCAGGTGGGGCCACCGCCAGATGGAGTCCCTGGCACGGTAA